A genomic segment from Actinoplanes sichuanensis encodes:
- a CDS encoding MMPL family transporter, whose amino-acid sequence MATLLYRLGRFSFRRRRLTLAVWVTVLALLGVGAAMLSGPTTGEFSIPGSESSRALQVLEEKFGGGSGGAEAKVVFTGATPLTADSLAGAVARLRQAPQVAAVADPVFSADQRTAYTTVTYSGTVAEVTAEAKDALLAVRAGDGVGVEFSGEVTVNAEENHAAEAIGIGVAALVLVITFGSLIAAGLPLLTALIGVGAGMLAIQIATGFFDLSSSTSALATMLGLAVGIDYALFVISRYRHERAHTEDAEEAAGRAVGTAGSAVVFAGLTVIIALAALSVTGIPFLTAMGLAAAGTVAVAVLVTLTFVPAILGFAGRRVLPRKAPSVGTPFGERWARGVLRHRWIALIAALGVIAAVAIPAVDLRLALPDESTAAVDSTQRKAYDQLAAGFGPGFNGPLILVADAGVAATVEKAVSALNDVVLVTPAVVDPAGATAMLTVVPASAPTSEATKRLVHDIRDLGIASLAVTGATAINIDVSEKLSGALIPYLAIVVGLAFVLLMLVFRSVLVPIKATTGFLLSVAAAFGALVAVFQNGHLAGLIGLDSTGPIVSIMPIFLIGILFGLAMDYEVFLVTRTREEFVHGAAPDDAIVTGMRHGARVVTAAALIMMSVFAGFILADDTIIKSLGFALAFGVAIDAFLVRMTIVPAVLSLLGRSAWWLPRWLDRVLPDVDVEGTSLSVPDRHRPPEPAQELAAA is encoded by the coding sequence GTGGCGACCCTGTTGTACCGGCTGGGCCGGTTCTCCTTCCGGCGACGCCGGCTGACCCTCGCGGTCTGGGTGACTGTTCTCGCCCTACTCGGGGTCGGTGCGGCGATGCTCTCCGGGCCGACCACGGGCGAGTTCTCCATTCCGGGCAGTGAGTCGTCGCGTGCCCTTCAGGTGCTCGAGGAGAAGTTCGGCGGCGGGTCCGGCGGAGCCGAGGCCAAGGTCGTCTTCACCGGCGCCACGCCGCTGACCGCGGACAGCCTGGCCGGCGCGGTCGCCCGGCTGAGGCAGGCCCCGCAGGTCGCCGCGGTCGCCGATCCGGTCTTCTCGGCCGATCAGCGGACCGCATACACGACCGTCACCTACTCGGGAACGGTCGCCGAAGTCACCGCCGAGGCCAAGGACGCCCTGCTCGCGGTCCGCGCCGGCGACGGTGTGGGCGTCGAGTTCTCCGGCGAGGTCACCGTCAACGCCGAGGAGAACCACGCGGCCGAGGCGATCGGCATCGGCGTGGCCGCCCTGGTTCTGGTGATCACCTTCGGCTCCCTGATCGCGGCCGGGTTGCCGCTGCTCACCGCCCTGATCGGGGTCGGCGCCGGGATGCTCGCCATTCAGATCGCCACCGGCTTCTTCGACCTGTCGTCGTCGACGTCGGCGCTGGCCACCATGCTCGGCCTGGCGGTCGGCATCGACTACGCGCTGTTCGTGATCTCCCGCTACCGGCACGAGCGGGCGCACACCGAGGACGCCGAGGAGGCCGCCGGACGTGCGGTCGGCACCGCCGGATCGGCTGTCGTGTTCGCCGGCCTCACCGTGATCATCGCGTTGGCGGCGCTGTCGGTCACCGGCATCCCGTTCCTGACCGCGATGGGGCTGGCCGCCGCCGGGACCGTCGCCGTCGCCGTGCTCGTCACACTGACCTTCGTGCCCGCGATCCTCGGGTTCGCCGGCCGCCGGGTGCTGCCCCGGAAGGCGCCGAGCGTCGGCACCCCGTTCGGCGAGCGCTGGGCCCGTGGGGTGCTACGGCACCGCTGGATCGCGCTGATCGCCGCCCTCGGTGTGATCGCCGCGGTCGCGATTCCGGCCGTCGACCTGCGGCTGGCCCTGCCCGACGAGAGCACCGCCGCCGTCGACTCCACCCAGCGCAAGGCGTACGACCAACTCGCCGCCGGATTCGGACCGGGTTTCAACGGCCCGCTGATCCTGGTCGCCGACGCGGGTGTGGCCGCCACCGTGGAGAAGGCGGTGTCCGCGCTGAACGACGTCGTGCTGGTCACCCCAGCGGTCGTCGACCCGGCCGGTGCGACCGCGATGCTCACCGTCGTCCCGGCCAGCGCGCCCACCAGTGAGGCCACCAAGCGGCTCGTGCACGACATCCGGGACCTGGGTATCGCCTCCCTGGCGGTCACCGGCGCCACCGCGATCAACATCGACGTCTCGGAGAAGTTGTCCGGCGCGCTGATCCCGTACCTGGCGATCGTGGTCGGTCTGGCGTTCGTCCTGCTGATGCTGGTGTTCCGCAGCGTGCTCGTGCCGATCAAGGCGACCACCGGTTTTCTGCTGAGTGTGGCGGCCGCGTTCGGCGCGCTGGTCGCGGTCTTCCAGAACGGGCATCTGGCCGGGCTCATCGGGCTGGACTCCACCGGGCCGATCGTCAGCATCATGCCGATCTTCCTGATCGGGATCCTGTTCGGTCTGGCCATGGACTACGAGGTCTTCCTGGTCACCCGCACCCGGGAGGAGTTCGTGCACGGCGCGGCACCGGACGACGCGATCGTCACCGGCATGCGGCACGGCGCCCGGGTCGTCACCGCCGCCGCGCTGATCATGATGAGCGTCTTCGCCGGTTTCATCCTGGCCGACGACACGATCATCAAGAGCCTCGGCTTCGCACTGGCCTTCGGTGTCGCGATCGACGCCTTCCTGGTACGGATGACGATCGTGCCCGCCGTACTCAGCCTGCTCGGACGTTCCGCCTGGTGGCTGCCCCGCTGGCTGGACCGGGTACTGCCGGACGTGGACGTCGAGGGGACCTCGCTGTCGGTTCCCGACCGGCACCGGCCACCGGAACCGGCTCAGGAGCTGGCGGCGGCCTGA
- a CDS encoding ArnT family glycosyltransferase, which produces MTLLLPEAPAEEPAAPVTGPPRDRSGVARHLLGRTDAAWIRPSLYALLLLTGVLYIWGLGESGWANAFYSAAVQAGSESWKAFFFGSSDASNSITVDKTPAALWIMAISVRIFGLSSWSILVPQALLGVATTGLLYATVRRGFGPAAGLLAGLVSALTPVAVLMFRFNNPDALLVLLMVAGTYTILRAVESGATKWVVLTGSLVGFAFLAKQLQALLVVPAFGLAYLIAGPPKILKRFVQLLLALVAMVVSAGWYIAIVDLIPASARPFIGGSQNNSLLELTLGYNGLGRLNGEETGSVGNAAGRTSEIGWDRLFNSAQGGQISWLLPASLILLVAGLVITARRPRTDRQRAGLVVWGTWLLVTGLIFSFMQGIFHAYYTVALAPAIGAVTGMGAALLWERRRNPYAAGTLAAAIAVTAWWSFTLLGRTGDFVPWLRWPVLVAGLSAAVAVVASVRVTARSALVGATVAVIVGLAGPAAYAVQTASQPHTGSIPTAGPATSGGRGGMPGGGGMPGGGGRGNGGGQRFPGGGPNGNGQNGTAQNGGTQNGGTQNGGTQNGGTQNGGGMTRPGGGSQGARGGGGMAGLLNAGSVSDEVKALLEQDADRYTWVAAAIGSQNASGYQLATEKPVMAVGGFNGTDPSPTLARFQQYVADGKIHYFIGGGGFARNGGNGGSDESGRISEWVTANYTATTVGGTTLYDLTAPRS; this is translated from the coding sequence ATGACCCTGCTGTTGCCGGAGGCGCCCGCCGAGGAACCGGCGGCGCCCGTGACCGGCCCGCCCCGTGATCGCTCCGGGGTGGCACGCCATCTGCTCGGCCGCACCGACGCCGCCTGGATCCGGCCCTCCCTCTACGCCCTTCTGCTGTTGACCGGGGTCCTCTACATCTGGGGGCTCGGCGAGTCGGGCTGGGCCAACGCGTTCTACTCGGCCGCCGTACAGGCCGGATCGGAGAGTTGGAAGGCGTTCTTCTTCGGCTCGTCCGACGCGTCGAACTCGATCACCGTCGACAAGACCCCGGCCGCGCTCTGGATCATGGCGATCTCGGTGCGGATCTTCGGGCTCAGCTCGTGGAGCATCCTGGTGCCGCAGGCGCTGCTGGGTGTGGCCACGACCGGATTGCTCTACGCGACCGTGCGCCGCGGGTTCGGCCCGGCCGCCGGACTGCTCGCCGGGCTGGTCTCGGCACTGACCCCGGTCGCCGTGCTGATGTTCCGGTTCAACAATCCGGACGCGTTGCTGGTGCTGTTGATGGTCGCCGGGACGTACACGATCCTGCGCGCGGTCGAGTCCGGCGCCACCAAGTGGGTGGTGCTGACCGGCTCGCTGGTCGGGTTCGCCTTCCTGGCCAAGCAGTTGCAGGCGCTCCTGGTGGTTCCGGCGTTCGGTCTGGCGTACCTCATCGCCGGTCCGCCGAAGATCCTCAAACGGTTCGTCCAACTGCTGCTGGCGCTGGTCGCGATGGTCGTGTCGGCCGGGTGGTACATCGCGATCGTCGACCTGATCCCGGCGTCGGCGCGGCCGTTCATCGGCGGGTCGCAGAACAACAGCCTGCTCGAACTCACCCTCGGCTACAACGGGCTGGGCCGGCTCAACGGTGAGGAGACCGGCAGTGTCGGCAACGCGGCCGGCCGGACGAGCGAGATCGGCTGGGACCGGCTGTTCAACAGCGCGCAGGGCGGTCAGATCTCCTGGCTGTTGCCGGCTTCGCTGATCCTGCTGGTGGCCGGTCTGGTGATCACGGCACGACGACCGCGCACCGATCGGCAGCGCGCCGGGCTCGTCGTCTGGGGCACGTGGCTACTGGTCACCGGGCTGATCTTCAGCTTCATGCAGGGCATCTTCCACGCGTACTACACGGTCGCGCTGGCGCCGGCGATCGGCGCCGTCACCGGCATGGGCGCGGCCCTGTTGTGGGAGCGCCGGAGGAATCCGTACGCGGCGGGCACCCTGGCGGCGGCGATCGCGGTAACCGCGTGGTGGTCGTTCACGCTACTCGGGCGGACCGGCGATTTCGTCCCGTGGCTGCGGTGGCCGGTGCTCGTCGCGGGCCTGTCGGCGGCGGTCGCGGTGGTCGCCTCGGTCCGGGTCACGGCGCGGTCGGCCCTGGTCGGCGCGACGGTCGCGGTGATCGTGGGTCTGGCCGGGCCGGCGGCGTACGCGGTACAGACCGCGTCGCAACCGCACACCGGGTCGATCCCGACAGCGGGGCCCGCGACGTCCGGTGGCCGGGGCGGTATGCCCGGCGGTGGCGGCATGCCCGGCGGCGGCGGTCGCGGGAACGGCGGCGGCCAGCGGTTCCCCGGCGGCGGGCCGAACGGAAACGGCCAAAACGGCACTGCACAAAACGGCGGCACGCAGAATGGCGGCACGCAGAACGGCGGCACGCAGAACGGCGGCACGCAGAACGGCGGCGGGATGACGCGGCCGGGCGGCGGGAGCCAGGGCGCCCGTGGTGGTGGCGGCATGGCTGGTCTGCTCAACGCCGGCTCGGTCAGCGACGAGGTGAAGGCCCTGCTCGAACAGGACGCCGATCGGTACACCTGGGTGGCGGCGGCGATCGGGTCCCAGAACGCGTCCGGCTACCAGCTGGCCACCGAGAAGCCGGTGATGGCGGTCGGCGGGTTCAACGGCACCGATCCGTCGCCGACGCTCGCTCGATTCCAGCAGTACGTCGCCGACGGAAAGATCCACTACTTCATCGGTGGCGGCGGGTTCGCCCGCAACGGCGGCAACGGTGGCAGCGACGAGAGCGGTCGGATCTCCGAGTGGGTGACCGCCAACTACACCGCGACAACCGTGGGCGGCACCACGCTGTACGACCTGACGGCGCCCCGGAGTTGA
- a CDS encoding DUF3040 domain-containing protein — protein MLSKEDTRRLAQLERQLQRDDPDFCARMGGGNFSVSSTSRPALPLFILAAVITVAAVVLGAVGWWIAASIVATWAVITLATAVYRWRRQRADIAYRQA, from the coding sequence ATGCTCAGCAAAGAGGACACCCGGCGACTGGCCCAGCTCGAACGTCAGCTCCAGCGTGACGATCCCGATTTCTGCGCCCGCATGGGCGGCGGCAACTTCAGCGTGTCATCAACCAGTCGCCCTGCGCTACCGCTCTTCATCCTCGCCGCCGTGATCACCGTGGCCGCCGTCGTGCTCGGTGCGGTCGGCTGGTGGATCGCCGCCTCGATCGTCGCCACCTGGGCGGTCATCACCCTCGCCACCGCCGTCTACAGGTGGCGCCGGCAGCGCGCCGACATCGCCTACCGGCAGGCCTGA
- a CDS encoding response regulator transcription factor, whose amino-acid sequence MTMANAEPSTELRRPDGTPVRVLVVDDEPTLAELLSMALRYEGWDVKSAGDGMTAVRTARDFRPDAVVLDMMLPDIDGLEVLRRLRGESPEVPVLFLTAKDSVEDRITGLTAGGDDYVTKPFSLEEVVARLRGLMRRMGHAPMRTESQLVVGDLTLDEDSHEVRRGGDLITLTATEFELLRYLMRNPRRVLSKPQILDRVWNYDFGGQANVVELYISYLRKKIDAGRAPMIHTMRGAGYVLKPAD is encoded by the coding sequence ATGACGATGGCGAACGCAGAACCCAGCACCGAGCTCCGCCGGCCCGACGGGACCCCGGTCCGGGTGCTCGTGGTCGATGACGAACCGACCCTGGCCGAGCTGCTCTCGATGGCGCTCCGCTACGAGGGCTGGGATGTGAAGAGCGCCGGTGACGGCATGACCGCCGTCCGCACCGCCCGCGACTTCCGCCCCGACGCCGTCGTCCTCGACATGATGCTGCCCGACATCGACGGTCTCGAGGTCCTGCGCCGGCTGCGTGGCGAGTCCCCCGAGGTGCCGGTCCTGTTCCTCACCGCCAAGGACTCCGTCGAAGATCGGATCACCGGCCTCACCGCCGGCGGCGACGACTACGTGACCAAGCCGTTCAGCCTCGAGGAGGTGGTGGCCCGGCTGCGTGGTCTGATGCGGCGGATGGGGCACGCCCCGATGCGTACGGAGTCGCAGTTGGTCGTCGGTGACCTCACACTCGATGAGGACTCGCACGAGGTGCGCCGCGGCGGCGACCTGATCACGCTGACCGCGACCGAGTTCGAACTGCTGCGCTACCTCATGCGTAACCCGCGGCGAGTGCTGAGCAAGCCGCAGATCCTCGACCGGGTCTGGAACTACGACTTCGGAGGGCAGGCGAACGTGGTCGAGCTCTACATCTCCTACCTGCGCAAGAAGATCGACGCCGGCCGCGCGCCGATGATCCACACCATGCGCGGCGCCGGCTACGTCCTGAAGCCGGCCGACTGA
- a CDS encoding tetratricopeptide repeat protein, translating to MDLLEDYRRATFFFESGDPLGAARLLEPIVEAEPHNTAVRQLLARAYFNSAQLNGAETQLRVLVEHDPSDHYAHHVLGRTLERAGRFREALPHLRLAAAMKTQTDYQEAVRRVETWLGKSSAA from the coding sequence ATGGATCTTCTCGAGGACTACCGCAGGGCCACCTTCTTCTTCGAGTCCGGCGACCCGCTCGGTGCCGCCAGACTGCTCGAGCCGATAGTCGAGGCGGAACCGCACAACACCGCGGTCCGCCAGCTGCTGGCCCGGGCCTACTTCAACTCGGCGCAGCTGAATGGGGCGGAAACCCAGCTCAGGGTGCTGGTCGAGCATGATCCTTCGGATCACTACGCGCACCACGTGCTCGGCCGGACCCTGGAGCGGGCCGGCCGTTTCCGTGAGGCCTTACCGCACCTGCGCCTGGCCGCTGCGATGAAGACACAGACCGACTACCAGGAGGCGGTCCGCCGGGTCGAGACATGGCTCGGCAAGTCGTCGGCGGCGTAG
- a CDS encoding HAMP domain-containing sensor histidine kinase — protein sequence MISLLTVLGLVVGGTAELYLYTSLHKQIDTELDDLSKRIGFRPPPGGKFKPSNSTKGDTPTPNDNDNDGNNFGGIPDDAIVLELLSGNTLDGGKVDLSYSATPDQVIELDAEAQAAVLEDVPDSGEKVDVNLGSSLPQYRMTRVVKQDGSVYYIGISLEQVNGTLLTVAAFTGCVIAGSLLIAGWGGALIVRRTLKPLDRVAATATRVSELRLDRGEVRLAQRVPESDTDPRTEVGQVGAALNRMLDHVGNALEARHASEMQVRQFVADASHELRTPLAAIRGYAELSRRSRQVVPDEISHVLNRVESEAKRMTALVEDLLLLARLDAGRPLAQDPVDLTMLAVDATSDAHAAGPSHYWQLDLPDEPVTVIGDGARLHQVVANLLANARTHTPEGSTVTVKVGAVPNAAVIQVIDNGPGIQADVVPRIFERFARGDSSRSRAAGSTGLGLSIVHAVVTSHRGKVGVQSRPGQTVFTVMLPLGPPPVVPTAEQRPQMLHPVG from the coding sequence ATGATCAGCCTTCTCACGGTACTGGGCCTGGTCGTCGGCGGCACTGCCGAGCTCTACCTGTACACCTCGCTGCACAAGCAGATCGACACCGAACTCGACGATCTCAGCAAGCGGATCGGATTCCGGCCGCCACCGGGCGGCAAGTTCAAGCCGTCGAACTCGACGAAGGGCGACACACCCACGCCCAACGACAATGACAACGACGGCAACAACTTCGGCGGCATCCCGGACGACGCCATCGTCCTGGAGTTGCTCTCCGGGAACACGCTCGACGGCGGCAAGGTCGACCTCTCGTATTCCGCGACACCTGACCAAGTCATCGAGCTCGATGCCGAGGCGCAGGCGGCCGTTCTGGAGGATGTGCCCGACAGCGGCGAAAAGGTCGACGTCAACCTCGGCAGCAGCCTCCCGCAGTACCGCATGACGAGAGTCGTCAAGCAGGACGGCAGCGTCTACTACATCGGGATCTCTCTGGAGCAGGTCAACGGCACGTTGCTCACCGTCGCTGCGTTCACCGGGTGCGTCATCGCCGGTTCGCTGCTGATCGCCGGGTGGGGTGGGGCGCTCATCGTCCGCCGTACCCTCAAGCCCCTTGATCGGGTCGCGGCGACCGCGACGCGCGTGTCGGAATTGCGGCTGGACCGCGGTGAGGTTCGGCTCGCGCAGCGAGTCCCGGAGTCCGACACCGATCCACGCACCGAGGTCGGGCAGGTCGGCGCCGCCCTCAACCGGATGCTCGACCACGTCGGCAACGCCCTGGAGGCGCGGCACGCGTCGGAGATGCAGGTCCGCCAGTTCGTCGCGGACGCCAGCCACGAGCTGCGCACCCCGCTCGCCGCGATCCGTGGGTACGCCGAACTGAGCCGCCGCAGTCGCCAGGTCGTCCCGGACGAGATCTCGCACGTGCTGAACCGGGTCGAGTCCGAGGCCAAACGGATGACCGCCCTGGTCGAGGACCTGCTGCTGCTGGCCCGCCTGGACGCCGGCCGCCCGCTCGCCCAGGACCCGGTCGACCTGACCATGCTGGCCGTCGACGCGACGAGTGACGCGCACGCCGCCGGCCCGTCGCACTACTGGCAGCTGGATCTGCCGGACGAGCCGGTGACCGTGATCGGCGACGGTGCCCGCCTGCATCAGGTGGTGGCGAATCTGCTGGCCAACGCGCGTACCCACACCCCGGAGGGTTCGACCGTCACGGTCAAGGTGGGCGCGGTGCCGAATGCCGCGGTGATCCAGGTCATCGACAACGGCCCGGGCATCCAGGCGGATGTGGTGCCGCGGATCTTCGAGCGGTTCGCGCGTGGGGACAGTTCCCGTTCGCGGGCCGCCGGCAGCACCGGTCTGGGCCTGTCGATCGTGCACGCCGTGGTCACCTCGCACCGGGGCAAGGTGGGTGTGCAGAGTCGTCCCGGTCAGACCGTTTTCACCGTGATGCTCCCGCTCGGGCCGCCGCCTGTCGTCCCAACAGCTGAACAGCGGCCCCAGATGCTGCACCCGGTCGGCTGA
- a CDS encoding 3-deoxy-7-phosphoheptulonate synthase → MTAPEVQRVRDQRIEKVVPLMSPALLHHELPLTTELHDTVLAGRKQVEDVLNGRDQRLIVVVGPCSVHDPKAAGEYADRLKLEAERLSEDLLIVMRVYFEKPRSTVGWKGLIMDPALDGSGDVGTGLRIARKLLLEVVARGLPVAVEFLDPITPQYIADTVAWGAIGARTVESQVHRQLSSGLSMPIGMKNRPDGSVSTAVDAIQAAEATHVFPGIDYSGTPAILHTTGNPDCHLVLRGGGGKPNYSAEDVESSLALLRKAGLPERLVIDCSHGNSNKDHKRQPIVAEDIAQQMEAGNRAISGVMLESFLEPGRQDLGGELTYGQSVTDACMGWDATVSVLERLAAAAAKRRSR, encoded by the coding sequence ATGACCGCCCCTGAGGTGCAGCGAGTCCGTGACCAGCGGATCGAGAAGGTCGTTCCGCTGATGAGCCCGGCGCTCCTGCACCACGAGTTGCCGCTGACCACCGAGTTGCACGACACCGTGCTGGCCGGGCGTAAGCAGGTCGAGGACGTGCTCAATGGCCGAGATCAGCGCCTGATCGTGGTCGTCGGCCCGTGCTCGGTGCACGATCCGAAGGCCGCCGGTGAGTACGCCGACCGGCTCAAGCTGGAGGCCGAGCGGCTCAGCGAGGACCTGCTGATCGTGATGCGGGTGTACTTCGAGAAGCCGCGTTCCACGGTCGGCTGGAAGGGTCTGATCATGGACCCGGCGCTGGACGGCTCGGGTGACGTCGGCACCGGTCTGCGGATCGCCCGCAAGCTGCTGCTCGAGGTCGTCGCGCGGGGCCTGCCGGTGGCCGTGGAGTTCCTCGACCCGATCACCCCGCAGTACATCGCCGACACCGTGGCCTGGGGTGCGATCGGCGCCCGGACCGTGGAGTCGCAGGTGCACCGCCAGCTCTCCTCCGGCCTGTCGATGCCGATCGGCATGAAGAACCGCCCGGACGGCAGCGTCTCGACCGCGGTCGACGCGATCCAGGCCGCCGAGGCGACGCACGTCTTCCCCGGCATCGACTACTCCGGCACCCCGGCGATCCTGCACACCACCGGCAACCCGGACTGTCACCTGGTGCTGCGTGGTGGCGGCGGCAAGCCGAACTACAGCGCCGAGGACGTCGAGTCGTCGCTGGCGCTGCTGCGCAAGGCGGGCCTGCCGGAGCGCCTGGTGATCGACTGCTCGCACGGCAACAGCAACAAGGACCACAAGCGCCAGCCGATCGTGGCCGAGGACATCGCCCAGCAGATGGAGGCCGGCAACCGCGCGATCAGCGGCGTCATGCTGGAGAGCTTCCTGGAGCCGGGCCGGCAGGACCTGGGCGGCGAGCTCACCTACGGCCAGTCGGTCACCGACGCCTGCATGGGCTGGGACGCGACGGTCAGCGTCCTGGAGCGCCTGGCCGCGGCCGCCGCGAAGCGCCGCTCCCGCTGA